A DNA window from Paenibacillus sp. HWE-109 contains the following coding sequences:
- a CDS encoding alpha/beta hydrolase family protein, with translation MSMTQTDLQDGQLLDRVQIRCFMKHISLFILTYVSQGLKVKGLLAVPDGSVPRPAVIYCRGGIKRVGMVRKRRIVSMAQRGYVVFAPYYRGNEGGEGREDFGGEDRYDVIHAIEVVQALTEVQPGPVPLIGFSRGAVMAMRAARECRGVGPVVVWGGVSDMLDTYEQRVDLRRMLKRVVGHPKKQVEAYVDRSPALWVADIHTPIYIIHGTKDSQVDISQARKLAQALDQAGKSYTMALYDGLEHRFAREEDEKALDDVFAWLDTKLALIAQGK, from the coding sequence ATGTCGATGACGCAAACGGATTTGCAGGATGGGCAATTGCTGGATAGAGTACAAATTCGCTGTTTCATGAAGCATATCTCTCTTTTTATTCTAACATATGTAAGCCAAGGGCTGAAAGTGAAGGGGCTTTTGGCTGTACCTGACGGATCTGTTCCCAGGCCTGCAGTGATTTATTGCCGCGGCGGTATCAAGCGTGTCGGGATGGTCCGCAAACGACGAATCGTTTCCATGGCCCAGCGGGGATATGTCGTATTTGCTCCCTACTATCGGGGGAATGAGGGCGGCGAAGGTCGCGAGGATTTCGGCGGGGAGGACCGCTATGATGTTATCCATGCGATTGAAGTCGTCCAAGCTTTAACCGAAGTGCAGCCTGGCCCAGTCCCATTAATCGGATTTTCCCGAGGCGCTGTGATGGCTATGCGGGCTGCCAGAGAATGCCGTGGTGTTGGCCCTGTCGTGGTATGGGGAGGCGTAAGCGATATGCTGGACACCTATGAGCAGCGAGTCGATCTGCGCCGGATGCTAAAGCGGGTTGTCGGGCACCCCAAGAAACAAGTTGAGGCGTATGTGGATCGTTCACCTGCGCTATGGGTAGCAGACATACATACCCCCATTTATATCATCCATGGGACGAAGGATTCGCAAGTCGATATTAGTCAAGCAAGAAAGCTGGCCCAAGCACTGGATCAAGCCGGCAAAAGCTATACGATGGCACTGTATGATGGACTCGAACACCGCTTCGCGAGAGAGGAAGACGAGAAAGCGTTGGACGATGTATTCGCCTGGCTGGACACGAAACTAGCCCTGATTGCTCAAGGGAAATAG
- a CDS encoding S-layer homology domain-containing protein, with protein MKKNLLKKAVATGLVLTMVMGGASAAFAKGNDHDDRGKGNSNNNNNNSYTQNIKGNVQIRINFNDLKSAEWAMRYIASLASKQVFEGYEDGTFKPDKTVSRIEAITAAVRLMGLREQAESAAEMQTKLNFKDADKVPAWAVGYVAVALENDLFTESDDSVQPQKEADRLWATTLLVKALKLESEAKAKMNTTLTFKDAKQIPAGSVGYVVVAKDKNLVDGFEDNTFRPNQPVTRAQLAALLDRTGSQLPDEQAGNTGTVNAIVYNNVLSVTKAGVVTQYVLHPDAFILRNGVKVAASALQIGDQVKVRTFNNTVVFIEVTTLGQVNQTFDVLGTLNATTVNGQGKITTISINQNINGVNQTTVYNVSANVALTGNLGSFTSGHLIQLKGQNQEVTSIDVK; from the coding sequence ATGAAAAAGAACTTATTGAAAAAAGCAGTAGCAACAGGACTTGTCTTAACTATGGTAATGGGGGGCGCGTCAGCTGCGTTTGCCAAAGGTAATGACCATGATGATCGTGGTAAAGGGAACAGCAACAATAACAACAATAATAGCTATACTCAAAATATCAAAGGCAATGTTCAAATACGAATCAACTTCAATGACCTCAAAAGTGCGGAATGGGCAATGCGTTACATTGCCAGCCTAGCTTCCAAGCAAGTTTTTGAAGGATACGAAGACGGTACTTTCAAGCCTGACAAAACAGTTTCCCGCATTGAGGCGATCACGGCTGCTGTTCGTTTGATGGGATTACGTGAGCAAGCGGAGTCAGCTGCTGAAATGCAAACCAAATTGAATTTCAAAGATGCCGATAAAGTTCCAGCATGGGCAGTAGGTTATGTAGCTGTAGCCTTGGAAAATGATCTGTTCACTGAAAGCGATGATTCTGTTCAGCCGCAAAAAGAAGCAGATCGCCTATGGGCAACTACGCTTTTAGTGAAGGCGCTTAAATTGGAATCGGAAGCAAAAGCAAAAATGAACACAACGCTTACTTTCAAAGATGCTAAGCAAATTCCTGCAGGATCTGTTGGCTATGTCGTTGTAGCCAAAGACAAAAACCTCGTTGATGGATTTGAAGACAATACCTTCCGTCCGAATCAACCCGTAACACGTGCTCAATTGGCCGCTTTGCTTGATCGTACGGGCAGTCAATTGCCTGATGAGCAGGCTGGCAACACAGGAACAGTGAATGCAATTGTTTACAACAATGTGCTTTCTGTTACCAAAGCTGGTGTCGTTACGCAATACGTACTGCATCCAGATGCCTTCATTCTGCGTAACGGCGTGAAAGTCGCTGCATCCGCATTGCAAATTGGCGATCAAGTGAAAGTGCGTACCTTCAATAATACGGTCGTCTTTATTGAAGTAACGACTTTAGGTCAAGTGAATCAAACATTTGATGTATTAGGTACGTTGAATGCAACTACTGTAAATGGACAAGGAAAGATTACGACGATTTCGATCAACCAAAACATCAATGGCGTCAACCAGACGACGGTGTACAATGTTTCCGCTAATGTAGCTTTAACAGGAAATCTTGGTTCATTCACATCAGGCCACTTGATCCAGCTTAAAGGTCAAAACCAAGAAGTTACTTCTATTGATGTGAAATAA
- a CDS encoding RNA polymerase sigma factor, protein MIYFILRDHAGVEDIIQESFLRAVRKAPMLQEIDKYESWVKKLTRNVTLNHLRKHKRNRDELETELLLSLKEAAPTSECLDSLDKEVELKLMREAIIMYINQLSPAYRQIIAMKWIHNLSYKEMASELGVTEGVVRQRLFRARDVIKQKLFEEWGTGG, encoded by the coding sequence ATGATTTACTTTATTTTACGTGATCATGCCGGTGTGGAAGATATCATTCAGGAATCTTTTCTACGGGCGGTTCGTAAAGCACCCATGCTTCAAGAAATAGATAAATATGAGAGTTGGGTTAAGAAGCTAACCCGTAATGTTACTCTCAATCATCTGCGCAAGCACAAACGCAACCGGGATGAACTTGAAACAGAGCTCTTGCTCAGCTTGAAAGAAGCAGCTCCCACCTCGGAATGTTTGGACTCTCTAGATAAAGAAGTTGAACTGAAATTAATGCGTGAAGCCATCATTATGTATATCAATCAACTTAGTCCTGCATACCGACAAATTATCGCGATGAAATGGATACATAATTTATCCTACAAGGAAATGGCCAGCGAATTAGGTGTTACAGAGGGTGTCGTGCGACAGCGCTTATTCAGAGCAAGGGATGTCATTAAACAGAAACTTTTCGAGGAGTGGGGAACAGGCGGATAG
- a CDS encoding MFS transporter: MKKLLFMSCLSYLLTGCTHVIFGAVLPELLAHYGRSYSDGGFLVFLQFGGFLLGVLSMPAMARRISRRTTITTAFGLLFLAMVSIVLLPPWPLAVSLTFIAGVAFGLVEASISTFVLMAAKDNQATAFSKLEVAFGLGALIMPLISSILIANDLWKYGFMLLGVSALATGIIWSKLSLGEHDELLAHKADRTKSANKPPALVKSSLTFLILFMFVFFLYVGMENTIVNFLPSIFIDQLQASSSVASLAVTAYWLAMVFGRVFAGIIAEKLTYFRYLLFSFAASVATLLLWMFSSELWSSFAIVLLLGLFMSGMYAVALIYANQLLPGRTEQITSTLIAAGGLGGSILPLGVGWGMDKFQAGVSIWFVLISMCLVLGIVIYTKKWRIQAVESN, encoded by the coding sequence ATGAAAAAATTACTCTTTATGAGCTGCTTGTCCTACTTATTGACAGGCTGCACGCACGTTATATTCGGAGCTGTCTTACCTGAACTGCTCGCGCATTATGGCCGGAGTTACAGTGACGGCGGATTTCTCGTATTCCTGCAATTTGGCGGTTTTCTGCTCGGCGTGCTGAGCATGCCGGCCATGGCTCGCCGCATCAGCAGGAGAACGACCATTACAACCGCATTTGGCCTCCTTTTCTTAGCCATGGTGTCCATCGTCTTGCTGCCTCCCTGGCCTCTTGCGGTTAGCCTGACTTTCATTGCCGGCGTAGCGTTCGGACTTGTTGAAGCTAGTATAAGCACCTTCGTGCTCATGGCGGCCAAAGATAATCAAGCAACAGCTTTCAGCAAGTTAGAGGTGGCTTTCGGACTTGGCGCCTTGATTATGCCGCTCATATCCAGTATTTTGATCGCAAATGACCTATGGAAATATGGATTCATGCTGCTGGGAGTAAGCGCGCTGGCAACAGGCATCATCTGGTCGAAGCTTTCCTTGGGTGAACACGATGAACTGTTGGCGCATAAGGCGGATCGCACGAAGTCCGCTAATAAACCTCCTGCACTTGTGAAAAGCTCTTTAACTTTCCTTATCCTGTTTATGTTTGTCTTCTTCTTGTATGTAGGGATGGAAAATACGATTGTCAACTTCTTGCCGTCGATCTTTATCGATCAGCTGCAGGCATCAAGTTCCGTGGCTTCTCTGGCTGTAACAGCCTATTGGTTGGCCATGGTCTTCGGTCGGGTTTTCGCAGGCATCATCGCTGAGAAATTGACCTATTTTCGCTACTTGCTTTTCTCCTTTGCAGCGAGCGTAGCTACCTTACTGTTATGGATGTTTAGCTCTGAATTGTGGAGCAGCTTCGCCATCGTCCTTTTACTCGGCCTTTTCATGTCTGGGATGTATGCTGTTGCGCTGATCTATGCGAATCAACTATTACCCGGTCGCACAGAGCAAATCACAAGCACGCTGATCGCCGCTGGCGGTTTGGGTGGTTCCATTCTTCCTTTAGGGGTTGGCTGGGGAATGGATAAGTTTCAGGCAGGTGTGTCCATCTGGTTCGTGCTGATCAGCATGTGTTTGGTGCTGGGGATCGTTATCTATACGAAAAAATGGCGTATTCAGGCAGTTGAGTCGAATTAA
- a CDS encoding SDR family NAD(P)-dependent oxidoreductase, whose amino-acid sequence MNISNKIVLITGASSGIGAVMAQQFAAKGAIPILTARSTDKLHEIAATLQGQHAVYEMDVTNSGQVNEVIEQIAVKFGRIDILINNAGYGIFESFEGAPFSHFEEMMNVNYLGIVRVTQAVLPHMVKAGSGHIVNIASMAGKVGSAKSTGYSATKHAVLGFTNSLRQELVKKGIAVTAINPGPISTPFFDKADPTGNYVKNVAWFMLKPEKVVKELIHAIQKNIPEKDLPFVAGVGIKFFHLFPRLFDLVASGLLNKK is encoded by the coding sequence TTGAACATATCGAACAAAATTGTTTTAATCACTGGCGCATCCAGCGGCATTGGCGCCGTCATGGCGCAGCAATTTGCAGCCAAGGGAGCGATACCTATTCTGACAGCGCGAAGCACAGATAAACTGCACGAGATTGCTGCAACTTTGCAAGGTCAGCATGCTGTGTATGAGATGGATGTGACGAATAGCGGGCAAGTGAACGAGGTAATTGAGCAAATAGCGGTAAAATTTGGCCGTATTGATATTTTGATTAACAATGCCGGGTATGGCATATTTGAATCTTTTGAGGGAGCGCCTTTCTCCCATTTTGAAGAGATGATGAACGTGAATTACTTGGGGATTGTTCGAGTGACCCAGGCGGTGCTGCCGCATATGGTGAAAGCGGGCAGCGGACATATTGTGAATATCGCTTCTATGGCGGGGAAGGTAGGTTCAGCCAAATCGACGGGGTACTCGGCTACGAAGCATGCTGTCTTGGGCTTTACGAACAGTTTGCGGCAGGAACTTGTGAAGAAGGGAATTGCCGTGACGGCCATTAATCCTGGTCCTATTTCTACCCCTTTCTTTGATAAAGCAGATCCGACTGGCAACTATGTCAAAAATGTCGCTTGGTTTATGCTGAAACCGGAAAAAGTTGTCAAAGAGCTCATACATGCCATACAGAAGAATATCCCGGAGAAAGACCTGCCTTTCGTTGCTGGCGTAGGCATTAAATTTTTTCACCTGTTTCCGCGTTTATTTGACCTGGTTGCCTCAGGGTTGTTGAATAAGAAATAA
- a CDS encoding DeoR/GlpR family DNA-binding transcription regulator: MFQEERLISIVEYLKSNKRITVDLICELYDVSRDTARRDMVKLEEQGLIVRTRGGAILPTLSKEVGNYDERLQAESLSKLTIGKAAAQLIQDGDYIMMDASTTVLHAATALFSRQNVVVTSSIEIAAILTRKEETTIHILGGVLDNKHHSVYGAKAIEMLNDYHVDKLLIGTCGITEEGLSAPNEEDCYLVRAMMQHADQVIVLADHSKFGKRLFHRVVGFESIDILITDQALSSEIKDKLLAAEVEIVLAGGEEQHD, translated from the coding sequence TTGTTTCAGGAAGAACGACTTATATCAATTGTTGAATACTTAAAATCAAATAAACGCATTACGGTAGATCTTATCTGCGAACTCTACGATGTCTCTCGCGACACCGCCAGAAGAGATATGGTGAAGTTGGAAGAACAGGGCCTGATTGTCCGCACGCGAGGCGGCGCTATCCTCCCTACCCTCTCCAAAGAAGTAGGCAATTATGACGAAAGGCTGCAAGCCGAATCCTTATCCAAGCTGACGATTGGCAAGGCAGCGGCGCAGCTCATTCAAGATGGCGATTACATTATGATGGATGCTTCAACAACGGTACTTCACGCCGCAACAGCCCTATTTTCCCGACAAAATGTGGTTGTCACAAGTTCCATTGAAATTGCTGCTATCTTAACACGTAAAGAAGAAACAACCATTCATATTCTTGGCGGCGTGCTTGATAACAAGCATCACAGCGTATATGGAGCCAAAGCGATTGAAATGCTTAATGATTACCATGTCGACAAATTGCTTATCGGAACCTGCGGGATTACGGAAGAAGGTCTCTCCGCTCCAAACGAAGAGGATTGTTATTTGGTGAGAGCCATGATGCAGCATGCTGATCAAGTTATCGTACTTGCGGATCATTCCAAATTCGGCAAAAGACTTTTTCACCGTGTAGTTGGCTTTGAAAGCATAGATATTCTGATCACAGATCAGGCTCTGAGCTCTGAGATCAAAGATAAATTACTTGCCGCTGAGGTAGAAATTGTATTAGCAGGAGGAGAAGAACAACATGATTAA
- a CDS encoding carbohydrate ABC transporter permease: MLTRNTRYFYFFIMPWLIGALVFMVFPIISSLYFSFTEYDIIHSPKWIGLKNYTKMFHDELFWRGVKATLIFTVFSVPLQLILSLLFAILVNQKVPFRRFFRTALYFPSMISGVALSLLWLWVFNSQTGMMNYMLGLIGIDGPSWLESERWALAAMVIMTMWGAGAGMIIFLAALQGVPTYLYEAARLEGASRWQMLRSITLPAISPVILFQLIMGINDSFQVFTQAFVMTKGGPHYATQFYVYYLWQNGFKFFKMGYASALAWVLLILVMVMTYLVMKISKRYVHYEGGDGA, translated from the coding sequence ATGTTAACACGCAATACGCGCTATTTTTACTTTTTCATCATGCCATGGCTGATTGGAGCTCTCGTGTTCATGGTTTTTCCGATTATTTCTTCGCTTTATTTCAGCTTTACAGAATATGATATCATTCATTCGCCAAAGTGGATAGGGTTAAAGAATTACACGAAGATGTTCCATGACGAGCTTTTCTGGCGGGGAGTCAAAGCGACGCTGATCTTCACAGTCTTCAGTGTACCGCTGCAGCTGATCCTGTCCTTGCTGTTCGCTATACTGGTGAATCAGAAAGTGCCATTCAGGCGGTTTTTTCGTACAGCGCTCTATTTTCCAAGTATGATTTCTGGCGTAGCGCTTTCACTCTTGTGGTTGTGGGTGTTCAATTCACAAACAGGCATGATGAACTACATGCTAGGTTTGATCGGCATCGATGGACCGAGCTGGTTGGAGAGCGAGCGTTGGGCGCTTGCTGCCATGGTCATAATGACGATGTGGGGAGCAGGTGCAGGGATGATCATTTTCCTGGCTGCGCTGCAGGGCGTGCCGACATACTTGTACGAGGCTGCCAGATTGGAAGGCGCAAGCCGCTGGCAAATGCTGCGCAGCATTACGCTGCCGGCGATCTCACCAGTCATTTTGTTCCAGCTAATCATGGGGATCAATGATTCGTTTCAAGTGTTTACGCAAGCGTTTGTGATGACCAAAGGCGGGCCGCATTATGCGACACAATTCTACGTGTACTATTTATGGCAAAATGGCTTTAAATTTTTCAAAATGGGGTACGCATCGGCTTTGGCCTGGGTGCTGTTAATCCTAGTCATGGTGATGACCTACTTGGTCATGAAGATCTCCAAGAGATATGTGCATTATGAAGGGGGGGATGGTGCATGA
- a CDS encoding DUF2573 family protein, whose product MNTDFENAFDSLVAKTAELITGDTSPEMMEKIKIWAFFNHVHKSLPALTSHWNQTHPEGKAEVRRIFEEIRALNQALQANKPDQK is encoded by the coding sequence ATGAATACAGATTTTGAGAACGCATTTGACTCTTTGGTAGCTAAGACGGCTGAACTCATCACCGGTGATACTTCACCTGAAATGATGGAGAAAATTAAGATTTGGGCATTTTTTAATCATGTTCATAAATCGCTTCCGGCATTGACCTCTCACTGGAACCAAACTCATCCAGAAGGCAAAGCTGAAGTACGCCGCATTTTCGAAGAAATTCGCGCATTGAATCAAGCCTTGCAAGCAAATAAGCCTGATCAGAAGTAA
- a CDS encoding HAD family hydrolase, translating to MIKLIVSDLDGTLLDHSKKVSDRELAALAKVKEAGIALCLASGRMNVEMQQVLEEIGHRAYSVSQNGAFIHLEDGSYLQSKLFEPQLAYNVYQLLKDFDLVKLICSGEANYITHLTPASDAIQARTFRPFLIKEDLEQSLQNEFAVCKFSMFGEIDILLNLKARMEEELGEHLEMFISDKDCLDIMPLHVSKGSSLLQLIEKLGLKTEEIACVGDSFNDVSMFGITPHSFAMSGAHPDVKKQAAYQVDSVADAIVHVFNHNEAYLTTQKGITGR from the coding sequence ATGATTAAACTTATCGTAAGCGATTTGGATGGAACCTTGCTGGATCACAGTAAAAAAGTGAGCGACAGAGAATTAGCCGCTTTGGCCAAGGTCAAAGAAGCCGGGATCGCTTTATGCCTAGCTTCCGGAAGAATGAATGTGGAGATGCAGCAGGTTTTGGAGGAGATTGGACATCGCGCTTACTCCGTCTCGCAAAATGGCGCATTCATTCACTTGGAGGATGGCAGCTATCTCCAATCCAAGCTATTTGAACCCCAATTGGCATATAACGTATACCAACTCTTGAAAGACTTTGATCTCGTGAAGCTGATTTGTTCAGGAGAAGCGAATTACATTACACACCTGACACCAGCCTCGGATGCCATCCAAGCCCGGACCTTCCGCCCTTTCCTCATCAAAGAGGATCTTGAACAATCCCTTCAAAATGAGTTTGCGGTATGTAAATTCTCAATGTTTGGCGAAATTGACATCCTGTTAAATTTAAAAGCACGAATGGAAGAAGAGCTCGGTGAGCACTTGGAAATGTTCATCTCGGACAAAGATTGTTTGGATATTATGCCGCTGCACGTTTCCAAGGGGAGTTCCTTGCTGCAATTAATTGAGAAACTAGGTTTGAAGACAGAGGAAATCGCCTGTGTCGGGGATTCCTTTAATGATGTCTCCATGTTCGGTATCACCCCTCACAGCTTTGCTATGTCAGGAGCCCATCCCGACGTCAAGAAACAAGCCGCCTACCAAGTGGATTCAGTCGCCGATGCGATTGTACATGTTTTTAACCACAATGAGGCCTATCTCACAACACAAAAAGGAATAACTGGTCGATGA
- a CDS encoding DEAD/DEAH box helicase, with amino-acid sequence MSTSFEQLQIAQTYLDKLQQLGIGEPTPIQAEGIPVLKEGKDAIIQSQTGTGKTLAYLLPALERIDPAQKQLQVLVVVPTRELGMQIMQEIEKLTEGGPIRSQSLIGGAAIVRQVEKLRLHPHIVVGTPGRLLELTKIKKLTLHHVKMGIVDEVDQVFELGSMQDVEAVLKGMLKSSQMVFVSATIPQSTEQAAERWLKEPVIIKINPSQRTAETLKHMYVVCQEREKIDTLRRLVRLIKPTSAIVFINVTDDIAQVVGKLQYVGLSVEALYGEASKQDRAKVMGNFREGKFQLLLATDVAARGLDIEGVTHVFHLDPATNAEYYLHRVGRTGRMGREGTTISIVTPKELFILDKFEKQLGITIAPKAMFEGRLVDPAQDRSAATMRSRREAARPSGAAPARAGSADARETGAAERAPLGTAAAKPAAPVKTAAAGKAVSKAQRERDRKSKGAPRWLKEKQQNKEE; translated from the coding sequence TTGAGTACAAGCTTTGAGCAACTGCAAATCGCACAGACTTATTTAGATAAATTACAGCAATTAGGCATAGGCGAGCCTACACCTATTCAGGCTGAAGGGATACCGGTTTTGAAAGAAGGGAAAGACGCGATTATCCAGTCGCAAACAGGCACAGGCAAAACCTTGGCCTATCTGCTGCCAGCGCTGGAGCGTATCGATCCTGCACAGAAACAACTGCAAGTGCTTGTTGTTGTTCCTACAAGGGAACTAGGCATGCAAATCATGCAGGAAATTGAAAAGCTGACAGAGGGGGGACCGATTCGTTCCCAATCCTTGATCGGTGGCGCTGCCATTGTTAGACAAGTGGAGAAACTAAGACTCCATCCCCATATTGTGGTAGGAACGCCAGGACGTTTATTAGAACTCACGAAGATCAAAAAGCTGACGCTGCACCATGTGAAAATGGGGATCGTGGATGAAGTTGATCAGGTGTTTGAACTGGGTTCTATGCAGGATGTAGAAGCGGTTCTGAAAGGGATGCTCAAGTCGAGTCAAATGGTGTTTGTCTCAGCGACGATTCCCCAAAGCACGGAGCAGGCAGCCGAACGTTGGTTGAAGGAACCTGTTATTATCAAAATCAATCCGAGTCAGCGCACGGCAGAAACATTGAAGCACATGTATGTGGTTTGTCAGGAGCGGGAGAAGATCGACACGCTGAGAAGGCTGGTCCGTTTGATTAAACCAACTTCTGCTATTGTGTTCATCAACGTTACGGATGACATTGCGCAAGTGGTGGGCAAGCTCCAATATGTTGGTTTGTCGGTTGAAGCCCTCTATGGGGAAGCGAGCAAACAGGATCGGGCCAAAGTCATGGGGAATTTCCGTGAAGGGAAATTCCAACTGCTGCTGGCCACTGACGTCGCGGCACGGGGGCTGGATATTGAAGGCGTAACGCACGTCTTCCATCTGGACCCTGCCACGAACGCGGAGTATTATCTACACCGCGTAGGTCGTACCGGGCGAATGGGCCGTGAGGGCACAACGATCTCTATCGTGACGCCCAAAGAGCTGTTCATTCTCGATAAATTCGAGAAACAGCTTGGGATCACGATCGCGCCTAAGGCGATGTTCGAGGGCCGGCTTGTCGATCCGGCCCAAGACCGCAGCGCGGCTACGATGCGCAGCCGCCGTGAAGCGGCGCGCCCGAGCGGCGCGGCGCCTGCGCGCGCGGGCTCTGCCGACGCGCGGGAGACAGGCGCTGCGGAGCGCGCTCCGCTCGGCACTGCCGCGGCGAAGCCGGCAGCGCCAGTTAAGACGGCCGCCGCAGGCAAGGCCGTCAGCAAAGCCCAACGCGAGCGAGATCGCAAGAGCAAGGGCGCTCCTCGCTGGCTCAAAGAGAAGCAGCAGAACAAAGAAGAATAG
- a CDS encoding FAD-dependent oxidoreductase produces the protein MRLRNPRVQLVIALAVLFIGISGFYFGKIVLNQGKVEPNNVSAPSTIHEDKPSVSVPSTVPAAGTKNESINSYPTENVDVVVIGSELEGLYLARAAADEGLKVKVLDPHQAFGGQILQSQMLFLDETRDDQGHLLVQGRVKELFDGFRNAKIRKLPEFTSYMNKLVKDIPIESGIVIQEIEQVQTPDHMHKVASLVYSNEKNEKKKVTATYWVENSDYAALISRLDAKRLPGLEKFYGQKEIEYMSAGMMMKFKNVDWKKFNTAFNLLKPEEKSKQFGGGYVSDSFAIGLSGMTKAYHPSNDRVFLRGLNAVNQRDGDVLINALLVYTVDPSKPESIQDAVSLGNKETALILPHFRKTLPGWEHAELGELPTYPYVREYNHYEMDYVLKPSDLLSGTMFWDNVSIGGYPLDLQGTSANKWGIEMGRPDKYGMPLRSFLLKNYENVIAAGKNVGSSAIAYGSTRIQPNTSLAAESIGVILGQVHGKQKLREITPEEMAKLQQYLSAHYQIKLTGVTAANKISGWNADEIAKLDTGEITYPSYIQTRKKPLTKK, from the coding sequence ATGCGTTTACGTAACCCGCGAGTTCAACTCGTTATTGCTCTGGCCGTTCTGTTTATTGGTATTTCTGGATTCTATTTTGGGAAAATTGTGCTGAATCAAGGGAAAGTGGAACCAAATAACGTCTCCGCTCCTTCCACGATTCATGAAGACAAGCCTAGTGTAAGTGTGCCTTCAACAGTCCCCGCGGCAGGAACCAAAAATGAGAGCATTAACTCTTATCCGACTGAAAATGTTGATGTTGTGGTTATCGGCAGTGAGCTGGAAGGACTTTATTTGGCCCGCGCAGCTGCAGATGAAGGGTTGAAGGTGAAGGTATTAGATCCTCATCAGGCTTTTGGAGGTCAAATTCTTCAGAGCCAAATGCTATTCCTAGATGAGACTCGCGATGATCAAGGCCATTTGCTTGTACAAGGTCGGGTCAAAGAATTATTCGACGGATTCAGAAATGCCAAAATTCGCAAACTGCCCGAATTCACTTCCTATATGAATAAACTAGTCAAAGATATTCCCATCGAATCGGGTATTGTCATTCAAGAAATCGAGCAAGTCCAGACACCGGACCATATGCACAAAGTCGCTTCCCTTGTATATTCGAACGAGAAAAATGAAAAGAAGAAAGTAACAGCTACATATTGGGTTGAAAACAGTGATTACGCAGCACTTATCAGCCGCCTTGACGCGAAACGGCTTCCGGGTCTCGAGAAATTTTACGGTCAAAAAGAGATTGAATACATGAGTGCCGGGATGATGATGAAGTTCAAAAATGTGGATTGGAAGAAATTCAATACCGCGTTTAACTTGCTGAAGCCTGAGGAGAAGTCCAAACAATTCGGTGGCGGCTATGTAAGCGACAGCTTCGCTATCGGGCTTAGCGGGATGACGAAAGCTTACCATCCATCGAACGATCGCGTTTTTCTAAGAGGATTAAATGCTGTGAATCAGCGTGATGGCGACGTCTTAATTAATGCGCTTCTTGTTTACACTGTTGATCCATCCAAACCTGAGTCTATCCAGGACGCGGTGAGTCTGGGCAACAAAGAAACAGCTCTGATTCTGCCTCACTTCCGCAAAACCTTGCCAGGCTGGGAACATGCGGAGTTAGGGGAACTACCGACATATCCTTATGTCCGTGAGTATAATCATTACGAGATGGATTACGTCCTCAAACCTTCTGACTTACTTTCGGGCACCATGTTCTGGGACAACGTCAGTATTGGCGGCTACCCGCTTGATTTGCAGGGAACAAGCGCTAACAAGTGGGGGATTGAAATGGGGCGTCCTGATAAATACGGCATGCCGCTGCGCAGCTTTTTACTGAAAAATTATGAAAATGTCATCGCCGCGGGTAAAAATGTGGGTTCCTCCGCAATTGCCTATGGCAGTACAAGAATTCAGCCAAATACAAGTTTAGCTGCCGAATCCATTGGCGTTATCCTTGGTCAAGTACACGGCAAACAGAAATTAAGAGAAATCACACCGGAGGAGATGGCCAAGCTTCAACAGTACTTGTCCGCTCATTATCAAATTAAATTAACAGGCGTTACAGCTGCGAATAAAATCAGCGGTTGGAATGCAGATGAAATTGCAAAGCTGGATACCGGTGAAATTACCTATCCAAGCTACATCCAAACAAGAAAAAAACCGTTAACTAAAAAATAA